One Dama dama isolate Ldn47 chromosome 16, ASM3311817v1, whole genome shotgun sequence DNA window includes the following coding sequences:
- the RNASEH1 gene encoding ribonuclease H1 isoform X2, whose protein sequence is MTRLLGVVHRVALAIVGCSSPSCRSLAMFYAVKRGRKAGVFLTWDECRAQVDRFPAARFKKFATEEEAWAFVRRSASPSDSGGQKTKQVEEPQVKASKRLREPLDEGEKAEPCAKHVRQSTEPPPPVSKDTFSYMGDSVVVYTDGCCSSNGRKRARAGIGVYWGPGHPLNVGIRLPGRQTNQRAEIHAACKAIEQAKAQDITKLVLCTDSMFTINGITTWVKGWKQNGWRTSTGKEVTNKEDFAELERLARGMDIQWMHVPGHSGFRGNEEADRLAREGAKQPAD, encoded by the exons ATGACCCGACTCCTGGGCGTGGTGCACAGAGTGGCTTTGGCCATTGTGGGCTGCAGTAGCCCGAGCTGCCGCAGTCTTGCCATGTTCTATGCCGTGAAGAGGGGCCGCAAGGCCGGAGTCTTCCTGACCTG GGATGAATGCAGAGCACAGGTGGACCGGTTTCCTGCAGCCAGATTTAAGAAGTTTGCCACAGAGGAGGAAGCCTGGGCCTTTGTCAGAAGGTCTGCAAGTCCCAGTGATTCAGGAG GGCAAAAAACTAAACAAGTAGAAGAACCACAAGTGAAAGCAAGCAAGCGACTCCGTGAGCCCTTGGATGAGGGTGAAAAGGCAGAGCCGTGTGCAAAGCACGTGAGACAGAGCACAGAGCCACCACCTCCAGTCAGCAAAGACACCTTTTCTTACATGG GGGACTCTGTGGTCGTCTACACCGACGGCTGCTGCTCCAGTAACGGGCGCAAGAGGGCCCGAGCAGGAATCGGCGTTTACTGGGGGCCGGGCCATCCTCT AAATGTAGGAATTAGACTTCCTGGGCGACAAACAAACCAAAGAGCAGAGATTCAT GCAGCCTGCAAAGCCATCGAGCAAGCTAAGGCTCAGGACATCACTAAGCTGGTTCTCTGCACGGACAGTATGTTTACCATTAACG GCATCACCACCTGGGTGAAGGGCTGGAAGCAGAATGGCTGGAGGACCAGCACTGGGAAGGAGGTGACCAACAAGGAGGACTTCGCGGAGCTGGAGCGGCTGGCTCGGGGCATGGACATTCAGTGG aTGCATGTTCCTGGCCATTCGGGATTCAGAGGCAACGAAGAGGCGGACAGATTGGCGCGAGAAGGCGCGAAGCAGCCCGCAGACTGA
- the RNASEH1 gene encoding ribonuclease H1 isoform X1, with product MTRLLGVVHRVALAIVGCSSPSCRSLAMFYAVKRGRKAGVFLTWDECRAQVDRFPAARFKKFATEEEAWAFVRRSASPSDSGGQKTKQVEEPQVKASKRLREPLDEGEKAEPCAKHVRQSTEPPPPVSKDTFSYMGDSVVVYTDGCCSSNGRKRARAGIGVYWGPGHPLNVGIRLPGRQTNQRAEIHCRKLDGLFSMKLVCFFKAACKAIEQAKAQDITKLVLCTDSMFTINGITTWVKGWKQNGWRTSTGKEVTNKEDFAELERLARGMDIQWMHVPGHSGFRGNEEADRLAREGAKQPAD from the exons ATGACCCGACTCCTGGGCGTGGTGCACAGAGTGGCTTTGGCCATTGTGGGCTGCAGTAGCCCGAGCTGCCGCAGTCTTGCCATGTTCTATGCCGTGAAGAGGGGCCGCAAGGCCGGAGTCTTCCTGACCTG GGATGAATGCAGAGCACAGGTGGACCGGTTTCCTGCAGCCAGATTTAAGAAGTTTGCCACAGAGGAGGAAGCCTGGGCCTTTGTCAGAAGGTCTGCAAGTCCCAGTGATTCAGGAG GGCAAAAAACTAAACAAGTAGAAGAACCACAAGTGAAAGCAAGCAAGCGACTCCGTGAGCCCTTGGATGAGGGTGAAAAGGCAGAGCCGTGTGCAAAGCACGTGAGACAGAGCACAGAGCCACCACCTCCAGTCAGCAAAGACACCTTTTCTTACATGG GGGACTCTGTGGTCGTCTACACCGACGGCTGCTGCTCCAGTAACGGGCGCAAGAGGGCCCGAGCAGGAATCGGCGTTTACTGGGGGCCGGGCCATCCTCT AAATGTAGGAATTAGACTTCCTGGGCGACAAACAAACCAAAGAGCAGAGATTCAT TGTCGAAAGTTGGATGGTCTTTTCAGCATGAAACTGGTGTGTTTCTTCAAGGCAGCCTGCAAAGCCATCGAGCAAGCTAAGGCTCAGGACATCACTAAGCTGGTTCTCTGCACGGACAGTATGTTTACCATTAACG GCATCACCACCTGGGTGAAGGGCTGGAAGCAGAATGGCTGGAGGACCAGCACTGGGAAGGAGGTGACCAACAAGGAGGACTTCGCGGAGCTGGAGCGGCTGGCTCGGGGCATGGACATTCAGTGG aTGCATGTTCCTGGCCATTCGGGATTCAGAGGCAACGAAGAGGCGGACAGATTGGCGCGAGAAGGCGCGAAGCAGCCCGCAGACTGA